One segment of Akkermansiaceae bacterium DNA contains the following:
- the smc gene encoding chromosome segregation protein SMC, with product MYLKSLDLHGFKSFADKTKFEFHPKGVTGIVGPNGCGKSNVVDAIRWVLGETSAKALRGGEMADVIFNGTDKSGTSKARAALSMAEVTMTLADCEKTLKVDFNEVAITRRVYRDGKSEYRINGSLCRLRDIHELFMDTGIGRTSYSIMEQGKIDMLLSSKPEDRRTVFEEAAGITKFKKEKREALRKLEYTEANLLRVSDVLAEQERRMNSLKRQVAKARRYQELATDVRILDTHLSHRKYTEYTAELSELENSIHSLEVRETELEVGLPEKEQAVVKARDAAQSLEAELSEIRQQLNHHTNAASAAESRIAFNKERQAELEARVSQNQSDILEAQQKLEQQQLDFIEAEQTLNDLTGRIESQQALLAEHESRAAAQRNEREEKENILRSLRAESNTTQSVIAASQAKIESALTQMENSLERSRKLAEEEERLQGEHEEAVMEQEGIASELETRRSKLAALEEEKETTERTFQHTRGDLDAARDLASASHKDLAKVSSRLDVLRQLVDSGEGFEKGTQAVLKGLDEPGFFKNGVRGVLAGLIEVEHAYTVAVEAALGSHLQAVLVTDSSYAQAIIDRLTEKKLGEAALIPEDFVSPTSAGQMMTVPDGAETWAMDRVKSDPKVAAVVESLLSKVLIVSDLSTAMSMRPELPGVTLVTLRGEVFSPEGLITGGVSTGDQSSVLERQNEVRSLEIEVAELETADEEARAHLAELETLVREQREASELARERLQKARVEESTLQGQLTLASREVESLESKISAVQWERNDIKERDSNAVMGREELESDLSMARARLEQIEADQVKLAGELEEASRRENEAVSQLQEFRTRLAVERQALEAAERQRSPMEARLEELRQISNRRDEEIAAFTERMEAATAENSELAKTIEMNRAEARDLEELLESTSASRGELHRAIEVSEKELSDLRHECSKISDQKGREEIAATKIGLRLENLNESVMERHQIELKHFRPDAHALLTCLQERAKQYDRQEQRRAEREGEEYSPTEVTDLAAIEVTDDEVIEFPGDSGPDWELIESIVVDLKRKVDSMGPVNVDAIEEFDELEEHNTNLRNQHDDLVNSKTELINVIEKINVETKKRFTETFNQVAENFKGMFKVLFGDKAIANLVLVDEHDPLESGIDIIAKPPGKKLQSISLLSGGERSMTAVALLFSIYQIKPSPFCVLDELDAPLDEANIGRFLKVLDRFIDNSQFIIVTHSKRTMARADVMYGVTMEDFGVSKPVGMRLTTEAEADKAHKGEARTAAQKAALELDA from the coding sequence ATGTATCTCAAGTCACTCGATCTACACGGATTCAAATCCTTCGCCGATAAAACCAAGTTCGAATTCCACCCGAAAGGTGTGACCGGAATTGTCGGGCCGAACGGTTGTGGCAAGTCAAATGTCGTTGATGCCATCCGTTGGGTGCTTGGTGAGACGTCCGCCAAGGCTTTGCGTGGCGGTGAAATGGCTGACGTCATCTTTAACGGCACGGATAAAAGTGGAACCAGCAAAGCACGCGCAGCCCTGAGTATGGCCGAGGTGACGATGACGCTGGCCGACTGCGAAAAAACGTTGAAGGTCGATTTCAACGAGGTCGCCATTACCCGCCGGGTCTACCGGGATGGCAAGTCAGAGTACCGTATCAATGGCAGCCTTTGTCGCCTCCGCGATATTCACGAACTCTTCATGGATACGGGTATTGGCAGGACCTCCTACTCCATCATGGAGCAAGGGAAAATCGACATGCTTCTCAGCTCCAAGCCGGAAGACCGTCGGACGGTTTTCGAGGAAGCCGCCGGTATCACCAAGTTCAAAAAGGAAAAGCGTGAGGCCTTACGCAAGCTCGAGTACACCGAGGCCAACTTGCTCCGTGTATCCGATGTCCTCGCCGAACAGGAACGCCGCATGAATTCCCTCAAGCGCCAGGTCGCCAAGGCCCGCCGCTATCAGGAACTCGCCACTGACGTGCGCATACTGGACACCCACCTCAGCCATCGCAAATACACCGAATACACAGCTGAACTCAGTGAGCTTGAAAACTCGATCCATTCACTTGAGGTCCGCGAGACCGAGCTGGAAGTAGGACTTCCCGAAAAAGAACAGGCTGTCGTCAAGGCCCGCGATGCCGCCCAGAGCCTTGAAGCGGAACTCTCCGAAATCCGCCAGCAACTCAACCACCACACCAATGCGGCGAGCGCTGCCGAGAGCCGGATCGCCTTCAACAAGGAACGCCAGGCTGAACTCGAGGCCCGGGTCAGCCAGAACCAAAGCGACATCCTCGAAGCCCAACAGAAACTCGAGCAGCAGCAACTTGACTTTATCGAAGCCGAGCAGACGCTGAACGATCTCACTGGCCGGATCGAGTCGCAGCAGGCCCTGTTAGCTGAACATGAGTCCCGCGCCGCTGCCCAACGAAACGAGCGTGAGGAAAAGGAAAACATTCTCCGCAGCCTGCGTGCTGAATCAAATACCACCCAGTCGGTCATCGCCGCCAGCCAGGCGAAAATTGAAAGCGCGTTGACGCAGATGGAGAACAGCCTCGAGCGCTCACGCAAACTTGCCGAGGAGGAGGAACGACTTCAGGGTGAGCACGAAGAGGCGGTGATGGAGCAGGAGGGTATTGCCTCCGAGCTGGAGACCCGCCGTAGCAAGCTGGCTGCTCTTGAGGAGGAGAAGGAAACGACCGAACGTACCTTCCAGCACACACGGGGTGACCTTGATGCCGCTCGGGATCTTGCTTCTGCGAGTCATAAGGATCTCGCCAAGGTTTCCTCACGCCTCGATGTACTCCGACAGCTCGTCGACAGCGGGGAAGGATTTGAAAAAGGAACCCAGGCCGTGCTCAAGGGGCTCGATGAACCTGGGTTTTTTAAGAACGGTGTGCGCGGCGTGTTAGCTGGCCTCATTGAGGTGGAACATGCCTACACGGTAGCCGTGGAGGCGGCACTCGGCTCGCATTTGCAAGCCGTCCTGGTTACCGACTCCAGTTACGCGCAGGCGATTATTGATCGTCTTACCGAAAAGAAACTCGGCGAAGCCGCCCTCATTCCGGAAGACTTTGTCTCGCCAACCTCCGCCGGCCAGATGATGACCGTGCCGGATGGCGCCGAGACCTGGGCGATGGACCGTGTGAAATCGGACCCCAAAGTCGCCGCCGTGGTCGAGAGCCTGCTATCCAAGGTGCTCATCGTCAGCGATCTTTCCACCGCGATGAGTATGCGCCCGGAACTGCCCGGCGTGACCCTGGTCACCTTGCGAGGTGAGGTTTTCAGCCCCGAAGGACTGATCACCGGGGGGGTTAGCACAGGCGACCAAAGTTCGGTGCTGGAACGCCAGAACGAGGTGCGTTCCCTGGAAATCGAAGTGGCGGAGCTCGAAACAGCCGACGAAGAAGCCCGCGCCCACCTCGCCGAACTCGAAACCCTGGTGAGGGAGCAGCGTGAAGCATCCGAGCTTGCCCGGGAAAGGCTGCAGAAAGCCCGTGTCGAGGAGTCAACACTCCAGGGCCAGCTCACCCTCGCCAGCCGTGAGGTGGAATCACTCGAAAGCAAAATCTCCGCTGTCCAGTGGGAGCGCAACGATATCAAGGAGCGTGATTCCAATGCTGTCATGGGACGCGAGGAACTCGAAAGCGATCTCTCCATGGCCCGCGCACGCCTAGAGCAGATAGAAGCTGACCAGGTGAAGCTGGCGGGTGAACTCGAGGAAGCGAGCCGCCGTGAAAACGAAGCCGTATCCCAACTGCAGGAGTTCCGCACCAGGCTTGCCGTTGAGCGTCAGGCATTGGAAGCCGCCGAACGCCAACGCTCACCGATGGAGGCACGTCTCGAGGAGTTGCGCCAGATAAGCAATCGTCGTGATGAGGAAATCGCGGCCTTTACCGAGCGTATGGAGGCAGCAACTGCCGAAAACTCTGAGCTGGCCAAGACCATCGAGATGAACAGGGCCGAGGCCCGCGACCTGGAAGAGCTTCTCGAGTCAACCTCAGCCAGCCGGGGTGAACTCCACCGGGCGATCGAGGTCAGCGAAAAAGAACTGTCCGACCTTCGTCACGAGTGTTCCAAGATCTCTGATCAAAAAGGCCGTGAGGAAATCGCAGCCACCAAGATTGGTCTCCGATTGGAAAATCTCAACGAAAGCGTGATGGAGCGTCACCAGATCGAACTCAAGCATTTCCGCCCGGACGCCCACGCATTGCTGACCTGCCTCCAGGAGCGTGCCAAGCAATATGACCGACAAGAACAGCGTCGCGCCGAGAGGGAAGGCGAGGAATACTCGCCAACTGAGGTGACCGATTTGGCTGCGATCGAGGTGACCGATGATGAGGTCATCGAGTTTCCCGGCGACTCCGGGCCGGACTGGGAACTCATCGAAAGCATAGTGGTCGATCTCAAGCGCAAAGTCGACTCCATGGGGCCTGTCAACGTGGACGCGATCGAGGAATTCGACGAACTTGAGGAGCATAATACCAATCTCCGCAACCAACACGATGACCTGGTCAACTCCAAAACCGAGTTGATCAACGTCATCGAGAAGATCAACGTCGAGACCAAAAAACGTTTCACCGAAACCTTCAATCAGGTGGCCGAGAACTTCAAAGGCATGTTCAAGGTGCTCTTTGGTGACAAAGCCATCGCCAACCTGGTGCTCGTCGATGAACACGATCCACTGGAAAGCGGGATCGATATCATCGCCAAACCTCCGGGCAAAAAACTCCAGTCGATCAGCCTGCTCTCCGGTGGTGAGCGCTCGATGACGGCTGTGGCACTGCTGTTCTCCATCTACCAGATCAAGCCGAGCCCGTTCTGTGTGCTTGACGAGCTGGACGCGCCGCTTGACGAGGCCAACATCGGTCGATTCCTCAAGGTTCTCGACAGGTTTATCGATAACTCCCAGTTCATCATTGTGACCCACAGCAAACGGACGATGGCACGGGCCGACGTCATGTATGGTGTCACCATGGAGGACTTCGGTGTTTCCAAGCCTGTCGGAATGCGCCTCACTACAGAGGCGGAGGCCGACAAGGCGCACAAGGGGGAAGCAAGGACCGCTGCCCAGAAGGCCGCCCTGGAGCTCGACGCTTAG
- the lipB gene encoding lipoyl(octanoyl) transferase LipB — protein MQLKHQWIGPDVDYQRALEIQLERVDLVLEGKSGNQLLSMEHRPVYTIGRTRDQTSLGANATLLPHPVVEINRGGQATYHGPGQLTGYPIVDLRPLGKDLHAYIRLLEDALIITCGEYGVRADRRDGLTGVWVDDRKLASIGVGVRKWITMHGFAINLTRASLLGFQSITPCGIDGVTMTCLESECGSAVDVEGFAHRCAPHLDRLLGGMRAKHA, from the coding sequence ATGCAGTTGAAGCACCAATGGATCGGCCCGGATGTGGATTACCAGCGAGCCCTGGAAATCCAGCTCGAACGGGTGGATCTTGTTCTTGAAGGGAAATCGGGGAACCAGCTGCTCTCCATGGAGCATCGCCCGGTTTATACCATTGGCCGGACCCGTGACCAGACATCACTGGGAGCGAACGCCACATTGCTCCCCCACCCTGTGGTTGAAATCAATCGCGGTGGCCAGGCCACTTATCATGGCCCCGGGCAACTGACCGGCTATCCCATCGTGGACCTACGGCCACTGGGCAAAGACCTCCACGCCTACATCAGATTGCTGGAAGATGCTCTGATCATTACCTGTGGCGAATATGGCGTCAGGGCAGATAGGCGTGACGGGCTGACCGGCGTATGGGTCGACGACCGGAAACTTGCATCCATCGGCGTGGGTGTTAGAAAATGGATCACCATGCACGGCTTTGCCATCAACTTGACACGTGCCAGCTTGCTGGGATTCCAATCGATCACCCCCTGTGGCATTGATGGAGTCACCATGACCTGCCTTGAGAGCGAGTGCGGCAGTGCCGTCGATGTGGAGGGATTCGCCCACCGCTGTGCGCCACACCTGGACAGGCTCTTGGGCGGGATGCGGGCCAAACATGCCTAG
- a CDS encoding alpha/beta hydrolase, producing MKQFTMPSLLAGLAACALLSPQVSADEAPAGPKAGEKPGNGLLDDKDGQLSKLAEAFLGKNGGNRLFYFPTKDQPFTPRKYGAKYEDVTFKSADGTELHGWFLPSNLGAGKAKGTVVFSHGNAGSVAHHYGFISWLMPAGYNVLLYDYRAFGQSKGELSRKGLVEDVTAAFQYVASRKDVDAGKLVSFSHSLGGAKSVVALAMKPIKGLRAVITDGAFASYKEMARQKAGQVGANLTTDELSTIDYIDKLPSVPLLIIHGTADTMVPVGQGEKLFEKAREPKTFFKVENGTHVDSLDRNHGEYRKKMLAWLDKVLG from the coding sequence ATGAAACAATTTACGATGCCCTCCCTTCTCGCAGGTCTGGCAGCCTGTGCACTACTCTCTCCCCAGGTATCTGCTGACGAGGCTCCCGCCGGGCCCAAGGCTGGTGAAAAACCGGGAAATGGTCTGCTGGACGACAAGGATGGCCAGCTATCCAAGCTTGCGGAGGCATTTCTGGGGAAAAACGGGGGCAACCGCTTGTTTTATTTTCCCACCAAGGACCAACCCTTCACACCGAGGAAATACGGGGCGAAGTATGAGGACGTCACATTCAAGTCAGCCGATGGCACAGAGCTACACGGATGGTTTCTGCCGAGTAATCTTGGTGCCGGCAAGGCGAAGGGCACCGTTGTGTTTTCCCATGGTAACGCCGGCTCGGTGGCCCATCACTACGGCTTTATCAGCTGGTTGATGCCTGCTGGCTACAATGTGCTGCTCTACGATTACCGCGCCTTTGGCCAGTCCAAGGGGGAGCTTTCCCGCAAGGGACTCGTCGAGGATGTGACGGCGGCATTCCAGTACGTGGCATCGCGAAAGGACGTCGATGCCGGCAAACTGGTTTCATTTTCCCATAGCCTTGGCGGCGCCAAATCAGTGGTGGCCCTGGCAATGAAACCCATCAAGGGACTGCGCGCGGTGATTACCGACGGGGCCTTTGCCTCCTACAAGGAAATGGCGAGGCAAAAAGCCGGTCAGGTAGGTGCCAACCTGACGACAGACGAGCTATCCACCATCGACTACATCGACAAGTTACCATCGGTCCCCTTGTTGATCATACACGGGACGGCTGACACCATGGTTCCCGTCGGGCAGGGGGAGAAGCTCTTCGAGAAAGCCAGGGAGCCCAAAACCTTTTTCAAAGTCGAAAACGGCACCCATGTCGATTCACTGGACCGGAATCACGGTGAGTATCGCAAGAAAATGCTCGCTTGGCTCGATAAGGTGTTAGGGTGA
- a CDS encoding AI-2E family transporter, with protein sequence MLVYANNDFYFWPHQLVPRSIPVPSKPAEAYKAMLLLASAVLVLSGLYFARDFFIPVSLAFFIAAVSFPITNWLREHRVPRFISVLITVLVVFAFLSGVMVIGFLLINDLAEGDRLEQYGKKMYHVALNGGAQLEEWQFEGAQEEIKKFLTAEKIGDFFKENITSLLGGVLETLKSSFIVLILLVFMLSEARMFARRFEAIVDAQGPNLQRMLSATRDIQKYLGIKTMVSIATGGLAGLLCWAAEVDFPLLWGILAFALNYIPAIGSIIAGIPPVILALLIHDVKHAIAVACGYLVINGFLGNFMEPALLGRRFGLSTVVVVISVLFWGFLWGPVGMLLAVPLTMLVKVALDNSYELRWLGVAISQGKNQNPDLERQIIKESTKAQKKKEKAETLAESGDQSNVADAVPAAGEGS encoded by the coding sequence ATGCTGGTTTACGCTAACAATGATTTTTATTTTTGGCCACACCAACTCGTCCCAAGATCCATTCCCGTGCCATCCAAACCCGCAGAAGCCTATAAAGCCATGCTCTTGCTCGCCTCGGCGGTGCTCGTGCTCAGTGGCTTGTATTTTGCCAGGGACTTTTTTATACCCGTCTCACTCGCGTTTTTCATCGCGGCGGTAAGTTTTCCCATTACCAACTGGCTTCGTGAACACAGGGTGCCCCGGTTTATCTCCGTCCTCATCACCGTGCTGGTGGTTTTTGCCTTCCTCTCCGGCGTGATGGTGATTGGTTTTTTACTGATCAACGATTTGGCTGAAGGTGACCGACTCGAACAGTATGGAAAAAAAATGTACCACGTGGCACTGAACGGTGGAGCCCAGCTTGAGGAATGGCAGTTTGAAGGTGCGCAGGAGGAAATTAAGAAATTCCTGACCGCGGAAAAAATCGGTGACTTTTTCAAGGAGAATATCACCTCGTTGTTAGGTGGGGTGCTGGAAACCCTGAAAAGCTCCTTCATCGTGCTCATCCTCCTTGTGTTCATGCTCAGTGAGGCACGGATGTTTGCGCGCCGGTTCGAGGCCATCGTCGATGCCCAGGGGCCAAACCTTCAGCGTATGCTGAGTGCCACCCGCGACATCCAGAAATACCTCGGTATCAAAACCATGGTCAGTATCGCTACCGGCGGCTTGGCTGGCTTGCTCTGCTGGGCTGCCGAGGTCGATTTCCCCCTTCTGTGGGGCATCCTCGCATTCGCGCTCAACTACATCCCGGCTATCGGCTCGATCATAGCCGGCATCCCCCCCGTGATCCTTGCCTTGCTGATCCACGATGTGAAACACGCCATCGCTGTCGCCTGTGGATACCTGGTCATTAACGGGTTTTTAGGAAATTTCATGGAGCCGGCACTTCTGGGGCGCCGTTTCGGTTTGTCCACCGTGGTGGTCGTTATCTCCGTCCTGTTCTGGGGGTTTCTCTGGGGGCCGGTCGGGATGTTGTTAGCCGTGCCGCTGACCATGCTTGTCAAGGTGGCCCTCGATAACAGTTATGAGCTTCGTTGGCTGGGTGTGGCGATCAGTCAGGGGAAAAACCAGAACCCGGACCTCGAGCGGCAGATTATCAAGGAATCGACCAAGGCTCAGAAAAAAAAGGAAAAGGCTGAAACCCTTGCAGAGTCCGGGGACCAAAGCAATGTCGCAGACGCGGTCCCGGCTGCCGGCGAGGGCTCTTGA